From the genome of Burkholderia pyrrocinia:
TCGGTGATCACCGGCGCGTCGCGGGTCGAGCAGATCGGCGACAACATGCGCGCGCTCGACGTCGCCGCGAAGCTGACGCCGGATGTGAAGCAACGCATCGAGGAGGTGGTCGGCAACGCATACGAGTAAGGCGACTCACTGCCACTCGCGTACAATACGCGGCCGCATCGGCGCCCGGCCTGACAGCCGCACCCGATCGACCGCCTTCATCGATTCACCTTCTGTTTCAGGCAGCCCGCCATGCTCAGTTATCGTCACGGTTTTCACGCAGGCAACCACGCGGACGTGCTCAAGCACGCCGTCGTCGTCCAACTGCTGCGCTACCTGAACAAGAAAGACAAGTCGTACTGGTACATCGACACGCATGCCGGTGCCGGCGTGTATTCGCTGCGCGACGGCTACGCGGCAAAGACCGCGGAATTCGACACCGGCATCGGCCGGCTGTGGAACGACAAGAACCTGCCGGAAGCGCTGGGCGATTATGTGGACGAAGTACGTGCGCTGAACGACGACGGCGAACTGCGCTTCTATCCCGGTTCCCCGTATATCGCATGGCGATCGATGCGCGAGCAGGACCGCATGCGCCTGTTCGAAATGCACACGACGGAAATCGACGTGCTGCGCCACAACTTCCGCGACGCGGGGCGACGCGCGATGATCTTCGCCGGTGACGGCTTCGAAGGCATCAAGGCGCTGCTGCCGCCACCGCCGCGACGCGCACTCGTGCTGATCGACCCGTCCTACGAGGACAAGAAGGATTACGCGCGCACGGTAAGCTGCGTGACGGAATGCCTCAAGCGTTTCGCGACGGGCTGCTACGCGATCTGGTATCCGCAGGTCACGCGGACGGAATCGCAGCGCTTTCCCGAGCAGTTGAAGCGCCTGCAACCGAACAACTGGCTGCACCTGACGCTGACGGTGTCGAATCCGCCTGCCGATGGGCTGGGCCTCTACGGCAGCGGGATGTTCATCCTGAATCCGCCGTATACGCTCGCGCAGAGCATGAACGAGGCACTGCCCTATCTGGTCGAGATGCTGGGACAGGATAGCGGCGCCCGCTGTCAGATCGAGCAGCGCGGAAACTGATCGGCCGGCCGGCAGTTACGGCTGCGGCCTCGGTGCGAGTCTCGGCTGGTTGGCCGGCGGCGCGCCCCAGCCGGGCACATTGATATAGGGCGCGACGAACAGCGGAACCGACGTGTTCGGCGCTTGCCCGGCCGGAGCCCGCATGCCTGCCGGCTCGACGATCGGCTCGGAAGACAAAGGTGCTGTCTGCAGCACCAACCCGCCCTTGCCGTCCTGGATACCGCGTTGCGTATCGAGGATCAGCGGTTTGGACGAAGTCGCGGCACCGGCCGCGAGGCCATGGACAAGCACGGCCGCGCCCAGAGCGAGACGCGCGCGGGTACTGCGACGCACATCGAGACGCAAACGCATGATCGTGTCCTTCACGATGAAAAGCAGGCCCATACCATAGCGCCGCATCGACGATTTCGCCAGATCCGGCGCACAAAAAAACAAAGCCCCGTCAATACGGGGCTTGCTTATTGTTCGGTGCCACACGGCACCTGACGGTGACTCGATTACAGCGAGTAGCCGTTGGTTTCGAGCGAGCGGATACGGCGCTCGAGCTGGACGATGTCCGACGACGTGGCGAGGTAAGCCTCACGGCGCTCACGTTCTGCGGATTCGAACCAGTTGCTCAGCTTTTCGACGATGTAGGCGATCATGATGTTCTCCAAGGAAGGGGGACCCCTGGCGAATCGAGATTCAGGGATTTCCCGTATAGGGTATTCCCGAATTATAACGACGCCGCACCAAGATGCTAGTGAAATACTTGCATGGAAGCCATTCCAATTCGGAATGGGTGCACGTCAATCTCGCGCAACCCTTTGATTTTTATAGAGGTTGAACCAGACGCCCATTTCGGGCCTTGAGTGCACGCACTAATCTGGTTCACTGACGGGGTCGGCCAGGCGCGCC
Proteins encoded in this window:
- a CDS encoding DUF3563 family protein, whose translation is MIAYIVEKLSNWFESAERERREAYLATSSDIVQLERRIRSLETNGYSL
- a CDS encoding 23S rRNA (adenine(2030)-N(6))-methyltransferase RlmJ, whose product is MLSYRHGFHAGNHADVLKHAVVVQLLRYLNKKDKSYWYIDTHAGAGVYSLRDGYAAKTAEFDTGIGRLWNDKNLPEALGDYVDEVRALNDDGELRFYPGSPYIAWRSMREQDRMRLFEMHTTEIDVLRHNFRDAGRRAMIFAGDGFEGIKALLPPPPRRALVLIDPSYEDKKDYARTVSCVTECLKRFATGCYAIWYPQVTRTESQRFPEQLKRLQPNNWLHLTLTVSNPPADGLGLYGSGMFILNPPYTLAQSMNEALPYLVEMLGQDSGARCQIEQRGN